Sequence from the Paraburkholderia acidiphila genome:
GGCCGCGGGCTGATCGGCATGGTGTTCCTCTCGGCGACCTGCATTGGGCTCTTCTACGCATCGTCGCTCGCCTGGGGTCAGCACACCCACTACTCGATGATCGAGTACTGGAGATGGTGGCTCGTGCATCTGTGGGTCGAAGGCTTCTTCGAAGTGTTCGCCACCGCCGTGATCGCACTGATTTTCTCGCGCCTCGGGCTGATCCGCATGTCGACAGCCAATCGCGCCATCGTGTTCGAAACGATCGTGTTCATGTTCGGCGGGATTCTCGGCACGCTGCACCACCTGTACTTCACGGGGGCTTCCACTGCCGTCATCGCGGTCGGCGCCGTGTTCTCCGCATTCGAAGTGGTGCCGCTCGCCCTGATCGGGCTGGAGGGCTGGCAAACGTATCGCAGAACGAAGGCCGCACCGTGGGTGCAAACGTATAAGTGGGTCATCCTGTGCTTCGTCGCCGTGGGCGTGTGGAACACCGTTGGCGCGGGCCTGCTGGGCTTTTCGATCAACCCGCCCATCTCGCTCTACTACGTGCAAGGCCTGAACATGACGCCGGCGCACGGTCACGCGGCGCTGTTCGGTGTGTACGGCATGCTCGGTATCGGCCTGATGCTGTTCTGCCTGCGCGGCATGTCGTCGCGCGAAGCCTGGGACGACTCGCTGCTCAAGATGGCGTTCTGGATGCTCAACATCGGCCTTTTCATGATGGTGTTCATCTCAATCCTGCCTTCCGGCATCTACCAGGCATGGGCCAGCGTGAGCAAGGGGCTCTGGTACGCGCGTTCGCCGGAAGTCATTCATTCGTCGCTGATGCAAACGCTGGTGTGGCTGCGTGTGCCGGGTGACGTGGTGTTCGCGGCAGGCGTGCTGTACCTCTGCTGGTTCGCCGCGCGGCTGCTGTTGCGCCGTCCCGAAACGGCGGTGCCCGTCGAAGCCAAAACGACTCACAAGGCGGCTCAGCGCGTTTGAACGCCGCATTGACGAGCCGACCACGAACAATGGCCGGCTTCTTTGACGACACGCTTTTCATACTTCCAAAATTTTTTTCCAGGAGCCTGACATGGCCAATATTCTCGACAGCCGGACTTATGTTTTCGACGCGCGCGGCATTGCCAAACGATTCCGCCATGCGGCGATTTTCGGCGCGCTGGAAGCGCTCGACGACGGTGAGACGATGCGCTTCGTGAACGACCACGATCCTGTTCCGCTGCTCCAGCAAATCGCCCAGTATTATCCGCGCCCGGTTCGTATTGAATACGTGGCGCGCCAGCCGGACCAGGTCGTGATCGACTTCGTGCTCGCAAGCCCTGATTCGAACGCCGTCGCCGCTCAGAAGCAGGCTGCGGGTGGCTGCGGCAGTTCCGGCGGCACCTGTGGATGCAGCGGCGGCTAACGCGCGCCTCGCACTGCATCCTCCCGCCAACAGCATCCCTCCCTCCTGAAAGGCTGGCACGGGCAAGCCGTGTTCGCCCGTTGTGCCGGCCCCTTTCCCCCCCATCATCGCGAACCCCTGTCGACGCGTGCGTGCAATCGCACGCTTCGCGTTCGGTACGGCGCGCACAAAACGTTACCCCCGCAGCGAAAATCGGCCTGCCGTCCAGCACGTACCCACGGGAATTAGCACGGATCAAGTACCGCCCAACTCACCTTCGAACGATGTTGACTCACACTATATCTAGTTAATAAGATCTCCACACCAACAATATCTAGTATCAAAAGGAGGGTTCACCGTGCCTCTAGACAAGCCCTTGATCGAAGTCCGCTCGTCGATCGACGAGTATCTCGAGCAACAGGACTGGCGGGTCAACGCCAACGCCAATCAGGGCTATTCGCTCGGCGGCCTGATCCTGAACGTCTCGGGCAAGGTCATTGCCAATTACTGGCTCAGCCACGTGTACCCGGTGGCAGTTGGCGAGGCTCATCGCAACGCGGACCTGCATATTCACGACCTCGACATGCTCTCGGGCTATTGCGCGGGCTGGTCGCTGCGCACGCTGTTGAACGAAGGGTTGAACGGCGTACCGGGAAAAGTCGAAGCCTCGCCGCCAAAGCACATGTCGAGCGCCATTGGCCAGATCGTCAATTTCCTCGGCACGCTGCAAAACGAATGGGCGGGCGCGCAGGCGTTCAGTTCGTTCGACACGTACATGGCCCCCTTCGTGCGCCACGACAACCTGTCGTATGCGGAGGTACGCCAATACATTCAGGAATTGATTTACAACCTCAACGTGCCTTCGCGCTGGGGTACGCAAACCCCCTTCACGAATCTCACGTTCGACTGGGTGTGTCCCGAAGATCTACGCGAACAGGTGCCGCTGATCGGCGGGCGCGAGATGTCCTTCACATACGGCGAACTGCAGGCCGAGATGGACATGATCAATCAGGCGTACATCGAAGTCATGATGGCCGGCGACGCGAAAGGCCGCGCCTTCACCTTTCCGATTCCAACCTACAACATCACGCCCGATTTCGACTGGCACAGCCCGAACGCCGACCACCTGTTCGAAATGACCGCCCGTTACGGACTGCCCTATTTCCAGAACTTCATCAATTCCGAACTCAAGCCGAACATGATCCGCTCCATGTGCTGCCGGCTGCAGCTGGATCTGCGCGAGTTGCTCAAACGCGGCAACGGCTTGTTCGGTTCCGCCGAACAGACCGGATCCCTCGGCGTCGTCACGGTCAACTGCGCGCGTTTGGGCCACCGCCATGCCGGCGACGAGGCGGGGCTGCTCCGGCGCCTCGACGAACTGCTCGAACTCGGCCGGACGAGCCTCGAGATCAAGCGCGAAGTCATCCAGCACCACATGGACAACGGGCTGTTCCCGTACACGCGGCGTTACCTCGGCACATTGCGCAATCACTTCTCCACGCTGGGCGTGAACGGCATCAACGAAATGATCCGCAACTTTACGTCCGACGAGCACGACATCACGAGCGAATGGGGACACGCCATGGCGATCCGCGTGCTCGACCACGTGCGCGCGAGAATGCTCGAGTATCAGGAGCAAACCGGCCACATGTACAACCTCGAAGCCACGCCGGCCGAAGGGACGACGTACCGGTTCGCGAAGGAAGATCGCAAGCGCTTTCCGGGCATCTTGCAGGCCGGCACGCCGGATATGCCTTACTACACGAATTCGTCGCAGTTGCCCGTTGGTTTCACCGACGATCCGTTCGAAGCGCTGGAGCGCCAGGACGACCTCCAGCGCAAATACACAGGCGGTACGGTATTGCACCTTTACATGACCGAGCCGCTTTCGTCGGCGAACGCGTGCCGCACGCTGCTTCAACGCGCGCTGAATCGATTCTCGCTGCCCTATATCACCGTCACGCCGACTTTCTCGATTTGCCCGAAGCACGGCTACCTGGGAGGCAGCCACAAGTTTTGCCCACGTTGCGACGAAGACATCCTTCAACGCAAGCTTTCTCAACTCGAAACCGCAGAGGTCTGAACCATGAGCACCGTACTCTCTCAATCCGTGAAGGCTAACAACGCTTGCGTCACGCTCTCCGACGCCGAACGCCAGCCCTGCGAGATCTGGACCCGCGTCATGGGTTATCACCGGCCGGTCTCTTCATTCAACACCGGCAAGAAGGGGGAATTCCACGAGCGCAAATATTTCAGCGAACGCGAGGCAATGCTTGCCCACTGAGATGAAACCACGCGGGCCGGACCTCGGCCCGAAAGCACCCCGCTCACTCAAAGTGGGCGGGGTGGTCCCTTTCACTGCAACCGATTATCCAGGCCAGATTGCCGCGGTCGTATTCGTGCAGGGATGCCCGTGGCGCTGCGCGTATTGCCATAATCCGCATTTGCAGCCACGCACCCGCAAGGGTGCCTTCGCATGGCAAGCCGTTCTGGACCTGCTTGCGCGCCGGGTGGGCCTGCTCGACGCCGTGGTCTTCAGCGGGGGCGAGCCTACTGGCGATCCCGCGCTCGGACAAACCATTCGTGATGTGAAAGCGCTGGGTTTCAAGGTTGGCTTGCACACTGCCGGCACGCATCCGCGCCGTCTCAGGGAGCTCTTGCCGCTGGTGGATTGGGTTGGGCTGGACATCAAGGCAGCGTTTGGCGACTATGCCGACGTCACCCGCGTTGCCTCGAGCGGCAAGCATGCGCTGGCCAGTCTCGAGGCCGTGCAGGCCAGCGGTGTGCAGTACGAGTGCCGCACGACGCTGCATCCCGATCTGCTGCCAGAGAGCGAAATCCTGAAGCTCGCGCAAACGCTCTCGGCAATGAACATAACGAACTACGCGTTGCAGGTCTTTCGCACCGAGGGTTGTGCCGACGATCAATTGAACGCCGTATCGATGGCGGGCTATCCCGATCCCGCACTCATCGGCAGGATAGCCGCGCTGTTTCCCGCATTCACGCTGCGACGCGCTTAAAAGGAACTCGCACACGGCAAAGCGGCCAGGCTCGTGCGGCCTGGTTGCGGGACTCCCCTCGCTCAGCGCGCCGTCGTGTCGAGCGTGCCGAGCGCCGCTATCGATTCGAGCACGCGGCTCACGACCTGCTCCGCCTCCTCGCGATCGAAGTCTTCGTG
This genomic interval carries:
- a CDS encoding anaerobic ribonucleoside-triphosphate reductase activating protein — its product is MKPRGPDLGPKAPRSLKVGGVVPFTATDYPGQIAAVVFVQGCPWRCAYCHNPHLQPRTRKGAFAWQAVLDLLARRVGLLDAVVFSGGEPTGDPALGQTIRDVKALGFKVGLHTAGTHPRRLRELLPLVDWVGLDIKAAFGDYADVTRVASSGKHALASLEAVQASGVQYECRTTLHPDLLPESEILKLAQTLSAMNITNYALQVFRTEGCADDQLNAVSMAGYPDPALIGRIAALFPAFTLRRA